A region from the bacterium genome encodes:
- a CDS encoding glycosyltransferase — protein sequence MKVLVVTNMYPLPDQIHAGAFVKSQMDSIAEFGIEMEIININEKRRFKKYPYAWWRVFKRSFDRSFNLIHAHYGYSGMISSLQWNLPVLVSFCGGDVLGNPDNKGRVNFTSKLFLPLGRILSMIVPAVIVKSKQMKEKLPKKENIFVIPNGVNFDRFKPEPKEAAREKCGLDFCKKYVLFPSNPSWIRKGYPIAKEAVDILKRKGMDAELVVLHGKPHDTVPDFMNACDVLVLTSLWEGSPNVVKEAMACNMPVVTVDAGDAGEVVRGCEGCFIADRTAEDISKKLETVLNRGMRTRGRDHIKHLEESKIALRIIKIYKKLGIRVNG from the coding sequence ATGAAAGTACTTGTAGTTACAAATATGTATCCTCTTCCGGATCAGATTCATGCCGGAGCATTTGTAAAGAGCCAGATGGACTCTATTGCAGAATTCGGTATTGAAATGGAGATTATTAATATCAATGAAAAAAGGAGATTTAAAAAATATCCTTATGCATGGTGGAGAGTATTTAAAAGATCTTTTGACAGGTCTTTTAATCTTATTCATGCGCATTACGGATACAGCGGAATGATTTCTTCCCTCCAGTGGAACCTGCCTGTACTTGTGTCATTCTGCGGAGGAGATGTGCTCGGCAATCCGGATAATAAAGGCAGAGTGAATTTTACATCGAAACTGTTTTTGCCGCTCGGAAGAATTCTGTCTATGATTGTTCCTGCAGTAATTGTGAAATCAAAGCAGATGAAAGAGAAACTTCCGAAAAAAGAAAATATCTTTGTTATTCCGAACGGAGTGAATTTTGACAGATTCAAACCGGAGCCGAAAGAGGCAGCAAGGGAAAAATGCGGGCTAGATTTTTGTAAAAAATACGTTCTCTTCCCTTCAAATCCGTCGTGGATAAGAAAGGGATATCCAATTGCAAAAGAGGCTGTTGATATCCTGAAAAGAAAAGGGATGGATGCGGAGCTCGTTGTGCTTCACGGAAAGCCTCATGACACTGTTCCTGATTTTATGAATGCATGTGATGTCCTTGTTTTGACCTCTCTGTGGGAAGGGTCGCCGAATGTTGTTAAAGAAGCAATGGCGTGCAATATGCCTGTTGTAACAGTTGATGCAGGAGATGCAGGGGAGGTTGTCCGGGGGTGTGAAGGCTGTTTTATTGCAGACCGGACAGCAGAAGATATCAGCAAAAAACTTGAAACCGTCCTTAACAGAGGGATGAGAACCAGAGGGAGAGATCATATCAAACATCTTGAAGAATCAAAAATAGCTCTGAGAATTATAAAAATTTATAAAAAACTGGGAATAAGAGTAAATGGATAA